A portion of the Pseudomonas synxantha BG33R genome contains these proteins:
- a CDS encoding OmpA family protein — MKLKNTLGLAIGSLIAATSFGVLAQGQGAVEGELFYKKQYNDSVKHIEDGFNPGARIGYFLTDDLSLNLSYDKTNHTRSNDGTGNQKIKGDTGSLVAQYHFGQAGVDSLRPYVEGGFGHQSRTNVKADGHSGRDQTTFATIGTGVKYYFTNNLYARAGVEADYGLDNGKWDYSALVGLGVNFGGNAGAAAPAPTPAPAPEPVPEPEAPVAQVVRVELDVKFDFDKSVVKPNSYGDVKNLADFMAQYPDTNVEVAGHTDSVGPDAYNQKLSQRRADAVKQVLVKDGVAPSRITSVGYGESRPVADNATEAGRAVNRRVEAAVEATAK; from the coding sequence ATGAAACTGAAAAACACCTTGGGCTTGGCCATTGGTTCTCTTATTGCCGCTACTTCTTTCGGCGTTCTGGCACAAGGCCAAGGCGCAGTTGAAGGCGAGCTGTTCTACAAGAAGCAGTACAACGATAGCGTTAAGCACATCGAAGACGGCTTCAACCCAGGCGCTCGCATTGGTTACTTCCTGACCGACGATCTGTCGTTGAATCTGTCGTACGACAAGACCAACCACACCCGTTCGAACGACGGCACTGGCAACCAGAAGATCAAAGGTGACACTGGCAGCCTCGTTGCTCAGTACCACTTCGGTCAGGCTGGCGTTGATAGCCTGCGTCCATACGTTGAAGGCGGTTTCGGCCACCAGAGCCGTACCAACGTCAAGGCTGATGGCCACAGCGGTCGCGACCAGACCACTTTCGCCACCATCGGTACCGGCGTGAAGTACTACTTCACCAACAACCTGTACGCACGTGCTGGTGTTGAAGCTGACTACGGTCTGGACAACGGCAAGTGGGACTACTCCGCACTGGTTGGCCTGGGCGTGAACTTCGGCGGTAACGCTGGCGCAGCTGCTCCAGCTCCTACCCCAGCACCAGCTCCAGAGCCAGTTCCAGAGCCAGAAGCTCCGGTTGCTCAGGTTGTTCGTGTTGAGCTGGACGTTAAGTTCGACTTCGACAAGTCGGTTGTTAAGCCTAACAGCTACGGCGACGTGAAAAACCTGGCCGACTTCATGGCTCAGTACCCAGACACCAACGTAGAAGTTGCTGGTCACACTGACTCCGTCGGTCCAGACGCTTACAACCAGAAGCTGTCCCAGCGTCGTGCTGACGCTGTTAAGCAAGTCCTGGTTAAAGATGGCGTAGCTCCTAGCCGCATCACTTCCGTTGGTTACGGTGAGTCCCGCCCAGTTGCTGACAACGCAACTGAAGCTGGCCGCGCTGTTAACCGTCGCGTAGAAGCAGCTGTTGAAGCCACCGCTAAGTAA
- a CDS encoding zinc transporter ZntB, which yields MFEEENAQWGLVHALVLDGKGGARSIARTELDDLQLQPQESLWLHWDRSHPQTQTWLRKSSGLSEFACDLLLEENTRPRLLPLPDAELLLFLRGINLNPGAEPEDMVSVRIFAAANRVISLRLRPLRATDELLVQLADGKGPKTASELILYMAQYLTNKVQDLVTGLSEIVDSEEEKLDADERYTPEHGSVLQIRRRAAGLKRFLAPQRDIFAQLTRIKLAWFCDDDADYWNELHNSLTRYLEELELARERVGLVLEAEDRRLSLRMNRTMYRFGIITGIFLPMSFLTGLLGINVGGIPFSESPYGFMIACLLMVSVALGQWWLFRRLRWV from the coding sequence ATGTTCGAGGAAGAGAACGCGCAATGGGGGCTGGTGCATGCCCTGGTGCTGGATGGTAAAGGCGGTGCGCGTTCGATTGCCCGGACTGAGCTCGACGATCTGCAGTTGCAACCCCAGGAAAGCCTGTGGCTGCATTGGGATCGCAGCCATCCCCAGACCCAGACCTGGCTGCGCAAATCCAGTGGCCTGAGCGAATTTGCCTGCGACCTGCTGCTGGAGGAGAACACCCGCCCACGGTTGTTGCCGTTGCCCGACGCCGAATTGCTGTTGTTTCTGCGCGGGATCAATCTCAACCCCGGGGCAGAGCCGGAGGACATGGTTTCGGTGCGTATCTTCGCCGCCGCCAATCGTGTGATCTCCCTGCGTTTGCGCCCGTTGCGCGCCACCGATGAGCTATTGGTGCAACTGGCGGACGGCAAAGGCCCCAAAACGGCGTCTGAACTCATCCTTTATATGGCTCAGTACCTGACCAACAAAGTGCAGGATCTGGTGACAGGGTTGTCAGAAATCGTCGATTCCGAGGAAGAAAAACTCGATGCCGACGAACGGTATACCCCGGAGCACGGCAGCGTTTTGCAGATCCGTCGGCGCGCGGCCGGGCTCAAGCGGTTTTTGGCACCACAGCGGGATATTTTTGCCCAGCTGACGCGAATAAAATTGGCATGGTTCTGCGATGACGATGCTGACTATTGGAACGAGTTGCACAACAGTCTGACCCGTTACCTGGAAGAGCTGGAACTGGCCAGAGAGCGCGTGGGGCTTGTGCTTGAGGCCGAAGACCGGCGCTTGAGCCTGCGCATGAACCGCACCATGTATCGCTTCGGGATCATCACCGGGATCTTCTTGCCGATGAGTTTTCTCACCGGTTTGCTCGGTATAAATGTGGGTGGCATTCCGTTCTCCGAGAGCCCCTACGGATTCATGATTGCGTGCCTGTTGATGGTCTCGGTGGCCCTGGGACAATGGTGGCTATTTCGACGATTACGATGGGTTTGA
- a CDS encoding alpha/beta fold hydrolase: MQSSSNLFPVALISAERRGDLSEDVYRLKPGNSPDGTVELAVTRLGLADVPENRGTPIILLHGSFSNRRFWYSPKGIGLGAYLARRGFDVWIPEMRGHGLSKRNHEYARNRVADYACYDLPAVGAFVREQSGQVPHWIGHSLGATTLAAALGGQHLGAPEVASVALFGCQVSRTHWPLKIPPLEWGTRLILKRLAHVSGPRFKRGPEDEPAGVMIEAMRWNGLFGRFGDAECDWWKGLAQIDVPLLAVSAAGDRQDPDWACRKLFEQVGSEHRQYLCLGREQGFSEDFGHVQMLVSKAAQAEVWPLVERWLNDPLTPLFGTRPQVAAAV, from the coding sequence ATGCAAAGCAGCAGCAACCTGTTTCCCGTCGCCTTGATCAGCGCTGAACGTCGTGGCGACCTGAGTGAAGACGTCTACCGGCTCAAACCCGGCAATAGCCCTGATGGCACCGTCGAGCTGGCGGTCACCCGTTTGGGCCTGGCCGATGTCCCTGAAAACCGGGGCACGCCGATTATTTTGTTGCATGGCAGCTTTTCCAATCGGCGCTTCTGGTACTCGCCCAAGGGGATCGGCCTGGGCGCGTACCTGGCGCGCCGGGGTTTTGATGTGTGGATCCCGGAAATGCGCGGCCATGGGCTGTCCAAGCGCAACCATGAATACGCCAGAAACCGCGTCGCCGATTACGCCTGCTACGATTTGCCGGCCGTGGGTGCCTTTGTGCGTGAGCAAAGCGGGCAGGTCCCGCACTGGATCGGGCACTCCCTCGGTGCCACGACCTTGGCTGCGGCCCTGGGCGGGCAACACTTGGGGGCGCCTGAGGTGGCTTCGGTGGCATTGTTTGGCTGTCAGGTCAGCCGCACCCATTGGCCGTTGAAAATTCCACCGCTGGAGTGGGGTACTCGGTTGATCCTCAAGCGCCTTGCCCATGTGTCTGGCCCACGCTTCAAGCGCGGCCCCGAGGATGAGCCGGCGGGAGTGATGATCGAAGCGATGCGCTGGAATGGCCTGTTCGGCCGCTTCGGCGATGCCGAATGTGACTGGTGGAAAGGCTTGGCGCAGATCGATGTGCCGTTGCTCGCGGTCAGTGCGGCGGGCGATCGGCAAGACCCGGACTGGGCGTGTCGCAAACTCTTCGAGCAGGTCGGCAGCGAGCATCGCCAGTATCTGTGCCTGGGGCGCGAGCAGGGTTTCAGCGAGGACTTCGGGCATGTGCAGATGCTGGTCAGCAAAGCTGCGCAGGCCGAAGTATGGCCACTGGTGGAACGGTGGTTGAACGACCCACTGACACCATTATTCGGGACTCGGCCCCAAGTAGCCGCAGCAGTTTGA
- the sigX gene encoding RNA polymerase sigma factor SigX: MNKAQTLSTRYDPRELSDEELVARSHTELFHVTRAYEELMRRYQRTLFNVCSRYLGNDRDADDVCQEVMLKVLYGLKNFEGKSKFKTWLYSITYNECITQYRKERRKRRLMDALSLDPLEEASEEKAPAPEEKGGLDRWLVHVNPIDREILVLRFVAELEFQEIADIMHMGLSATKMRYKRALDKLREKFAGETET, translated from the coding sequence TTGAATAAAGCCCAAACGCTGTCCACGCGCTATGACCCCCGTGAGCTCTCTGATGAGGAGTTGGTCGCGCGCTCGCACACGGAGCTGTTTCACGTAACACGCGCGTACGAAGAATTGATGCGCAGGTATCAACGCACTCTGTTCAACGTTTGTTCAAGGTATTTGGGGAACGATAGAGACGCGGACGATGTCTGTCAGGAAGTGATGCTCAAGGTGCTATATGGCCTGAAGAACTTCGAGGGCAAATCGAAGTTCAAGACCTGGCTGTACAGCATCACGTACAACGAGTGCATCACGCAGTATCGGAAGGAACGGCGAAAGCGTCGCTTGATGGACGCATTGAGTCTGGACCCCCTTGAGGAGGCGTCTGAAGAAAAGGCGCCGGCACCCGAGGAGAAGGGCGGACTTGATCGCTGGTTGGTGCATGTGAACCCGATTGACCGGGAAATTCTGGTGCTTCGCTTTGTCGCAGAGCTGGAATTCCAGGAAATCGCTGACATCATGCATATGGGCTTGAGTGCTACAAAAATGCGGTACAAACGTGCTCTTGATAAATTACGTGAGAAATTTGCGGGCGAGACTGAAACTTAG
- a CDS encoding mechanosensitive ion channel family protein, with the protein MELDLWTQSLVTAMTALWTKVANFIPNLFGALVLVLLGFVVAKLLDTLLSKLLAKLGLDRLMAGTGLTKLLGRAGLQVPISTLIGKIVYWFVLLIFLVSAAQSLGLERVSATLDMLALYLPKVFGGALVLLVGVLLAQLANGLVRGAAEGVGLDYAAGLGRIAQGLVIIISISVAISQLEVKTDLLNHVIVIVLITVGLAVALAMGLGSREIAGQILAGIYVRELYQVGQQVRVGEVEGQIEEIGTVKTTVLTDDGELVSLSNRILLEQQVSSR; encoded by the coding sequence ATGGAACTTGATCTCTGGACCCAGAGCCTGGTCACTGCGATGACCGCATTGTGGACCAAGGTTGCGAATTTCATTCCCAACCTGTTTGGTGCCCTGGTCCTGGTGTTGCTGGGCTTTGTCGTGGCCAAGTTGCTCGACACCCTGTTGTCCAAGCTGCTCGCCAAACTCGGGCTGGATCGCCTGATGGCCGGCACCGGTTTGACCAAATTGCTGGGTCGCGCCGGGCTGCAGGTGCCGATTTCTACCTTGATCGGCAAGATCGTCTACTGGTTTGTTCTACTTATTTTTCTGGTTTCTGCAGCGCAATCCCTTGGACTTGAGCGAGTTTCAGCTACGCTCGACATGCTGGCACTGTATTTGCCGAAAGTTTTCGGCGGCGCGCTGGTGTTGCTGGTAGGTGTTTTACTCGCGCAATTGGCCAATGGGCTGGTGCGCGGGGCCGCTGAAGGCGTGGGGTTGGACTACGCGGCAGGCTTGGGGCGAATCGCACAGGGGCTGGTGATCATCATCAGTATTTCCGTCGCGATCAGCCAGTTGGAGGTCAAGACTGACCTGCTGAACCACGTCATTGTGATTGTTTTGATTACCGTTGGTCTGGCCGTTGCACTGGCCATGGGTTTGGGAAGCCGGGAAATTGCCGGTCAGATTCTTGCGGGAATCTATGTGCGTGAGCTATATCAGGTTGGGCAACAAGTGCGTGTGGGCGAGGTTGAAGGGCAGATCGAGGAGATCGGCACGGTCAAGACGACAGTGCTGACCGATGACGGAGAACTGGTTTCGCTGTCCAACCGGATTCTCCTGGAGCAGCAGGTCAGTAGCCGCTAA
- the rraA gene encoding ribonuclease E activity regulator RraA: MNHYVTPDLCDAYPELVQVVEPMFSNFGGRDSFGGEIVTIKCFEDNSLVKEQADQPGAGKVMVVDGGGSLRRALLGDLIADKAAKNGWEGLVIYGCVRDVDVLAQTDLGVQALASHPMKTDKRGLGDLNVVVTFAGVTFRPGEYIYADNNGVIVSPSPLKMPE; this comes from the coding sequence ATGAACCATTACGTGACCCCCGACCTGTGTGACGCCTACCCGGAACTGGTGCAGGTAGTGGAGCCGATGTTCAGCAACTTCGGTGGCCGAGATTCTTTTGGGGGTGAGATCGTCACCATCAAATGCTTCGAAGATAATTCCCTGGTAAAGGAACAGGCTGACCAGCCGGGCGCCGGCAAAGTGATGGTCGTTGACGGCGGAGGCTCACTGCGCCGCGCGTTGCTGGGCGATCTGATTGCCGATAAAGCTGCGAAAAATGGCTGGGAAGGGTTGGTGATCTATGGTTGCGTCCGGGATGTGGATGTTCTCGCCCAGACCGACTTGGGTGTGCAGGCCCTGGCCTCCCACCCGATGAAAACCGACAAGCGGGGCCTCGGTGACCTGAACGTCGTCGTGACATTCGCGGGTGTGACGTTCCGTCCGGGTGAGTACATCTACGCCGACAATAACGGCGTGATCGTGTCGCCCAGCCCGCTGAAAATGCCTGAATAA
- the ppsA gene encoding phosphoenolpyruvate synthase, whose protein sequence is MVEYVVSLDKLGVHDVEHVGGKNASLGEMISNLAGAGVSVPGGFATTAQAYRDFLELSGLNAQIHAALDALDVDDVNALAKTGAQIRQWIMEAEFPEKLNEEIRTAFATLSAGNPDMAVAVRSSATAEDLPDASFAGQQETFLNIRGVENVIRAAKEVFASLFNDRAISYRVHQGFDHKLVALSAGVQRMVRSETGTAGVMFTLDTESGFRDVVFITGAYGLGETVVQGAVNPDEFYVHKHTLEAGRPAILRRNLGSKAIKMIYGDEAKAGRSVKTVDVDKAERARFCLTDAEVSELAKQAMIIEKHYKCPMDIEWAKDGDDGKLYIVQARPETVKSRTSANVMERYLLKETGTVLVEGRAIGQRIGAGKVRIIKDVSEMDKVQPGDVLVSDMTDPDWEPVMKRASAIVTNRGGRTCHAAIIARELGIPAVVGCGNATQLLKEGQGVTVSCAEGDTGFIFEGELGFDIKQNSIDAMPDLPFKIMMNVGNPDRAFDFAQLPNAGVGLARLEFIINRMIGVHPKALLNYDGLPLDIKESVDKRIAGYNDPVGFYVEKLVEGISTLAAAFYPKKVIVRLSDFKSNEYANLIGGKLYEPEEENPMLGFRGASRYISEAFRDCFELECRALKRVRNEMGLTNVEIMVPFVRTLGEASQVVDLLAENGLTRGENGLRVIMMCELPSNAILAEEFLEFFDGFSIGSNDLTQLTLGLDRDSGIIAHLFDERNPAVKKLLANAIQACNKAGKYIGICGQGPSDHPDLAKWLMEQGIESVSLNPDSVLETWFFLAEGQASA, encoded by the coding sequence TTGGTAGAGTACGTAGTTTCCCTCGATAAGCTCGGCGTCCATGATGTAGAGCATGTGGGGGGCAAGAACGCATCCCTCGGCGAGATGATCAGTAATCTTGCAGGCGCTGGTGTCTCGGTGCCCGGTGGTTTCGCCACCACGGCCCAGGCTTACCGCGACTTCCTCGAGCTGAGCGGCCTCAACGCCCAGATCCACGCCGCGCTGGATGCCCTGGACGTCGACGACGTCAACGCCCTGGCCAAGACCGGCGCCCAGATCCGTCAGTGGATCATGGAAGCCGAGTTCCCCGAGAAGCTCAACGAAGAAATTCGCACCGCCTTCGCCACCCTGTCCGCCGGCAACCCGGACATGGCCGTCGCCGTACGCTCCTCGGCCACCGCCGAAGACTTGCCGGACGCCTCCTTTGCCGGTCAGCAGGAAACCTTCCTGAATATCCGTGGCGTGGAAAACGTCATTCGCGCGGCCAAGGAAGTATTCGCCTCGCTGTTCAACGACCGCGCTATTTCCTACCGTGTACACCAGGGCTTCGACCACAAGCTGGTGGCCTTGTCTGCCGGTGTGCAGCGCATGGTGCGTTCGGAAACCGGCACTGCCGGCGTGATGTTCACCCTGGACACTGAGTCGGGCTTCCGTGATGTGGTATTCATTACCGGTGCCTACGGCCTGGGCGAAACCGTCGTACAAGGCGCGGTCAACCCTGACGAATTCTACGTGCACAAACATACTCTTGAGGCCGGCCGCCCGGCCATCCTGCGCCGCAACCTGGGCAGCAAGGCGATCAAGATGATCTACGGCGACGAGGCCAAGGCCGGTCGCTCGGTGAAAACCGTTGACGTCGACAAGGCCGAGCGCGCGCGCTTCTGCCTGACCGATGCAGAAGTCAGCGAGCTGGCCAAACAGGCGATGATCATCGAGAAGCACTACAAGTGCCCGATGGACATCGAGTGGGCCAAGGACGGTGACGACGGCAAGCTATATATCGTGCAAGCGCGTCCGGAAACCGTGAAGAGCCGCACTTCGGCCAATGTCATGGAGCGTTACCTGCTCAAGGAAACCGGCACCGTACTGGTGGAAGGCCGTGCCATTGGCCAGCGCATCGGTGCTGGCAAGGTGCGGATCATCAAGGACGTGTCGGAAATGGACAAAGTCCAGCCCGGCGACGTGCTGGTTTCCGACATGACCGACCCGGACTGGGAGCCGGTGATGAAGCGCGCCAGCGCCATTGTCACCAACCGAGGCGGGCGTACTTGCCACGCGGCGATCATCGCCCGTGAACTGGGGATCCCGGCGGTAGTCGGCTGCGGCAACGCCACCCAACTGCTCAAGGAGGGCCAGGGTGTCACCGTGTCCTGCGCCGAAGGCGACACCGGTTTCATCTTCGAAGGTGAGCTGGGCTTCGACATCAAGCAAAACTCTATCGACGCCATGCCGGACCTGCCGTTCAAGATCATGATGAACGTCGGCAACCCGGACCGCGCCTTCGATTTCGCGCAGTTGCCGAACGCCGGGGTGGGCCTGGCCCGCCTGGAGTTCATCATCAATCGCATGATCGGCGTGCACCCAAAGGCCTTGTTGAACTATGACGGCCTGCCGCTGGATATCAAGGAAAGCGTCGACAAGCGCATCGCCGGCTACAACGACCCGGTGGGCTTCTATGTCGAGAAGCTGGTGGAAGGCATCAGTACGCTGGCGGCGGCGTTCTACCCGAAAAAGGTCATCGTGCGCCTGTCGGACTTCAAGTCCAACGAATACGCCAACCTGATCGGCGGCAAGCTCTACGAGCCGGAAGAAGAAAACCCGATGCTGGGCTTCCGTGGCGCCTCGCGTTACATCAGCGAAGCGTTCCGCGACTGCTTCGAGCTTGAGTGCCGTGCCCTCAAGCGCGTGCGCAACGAGATGGGCCTGACCAACGTCGAGATCATGGTGCCGTTCGTACGCACCCTGGGCGAAGCGAGCCAAGTGGTCGACCTGCTGGCCGAAAACGGCTTGACCCGTGGCGAGAACGGCCTGCGCGTGATCATGATGTGCGAATTGCCGTCCAACGCCATCCTGGCCGAAGAATTCCTGGAGTTCTTCGACGGTTTCTCCATCGGCTCCAACGACCTGACCCAGCTGACCCTGGGCCTGGACCGCGACTCCGGGATCATCGCTCACCTGTTCGACGAGCGTAACCCTGCGGTCAAAAAGCTGCTGGCCAATGCCATCCAGGCGTGTAACAAGGCCGGCAAGTACATCGGTATCTGCGGCCAAGGCCCTTCCGACCACCCTGACCTGGCCAAATGGCTGATGGAGCAGGGCATCGAAAGCGTCTCGCTGAACCCGGACTCTGTGCTGGAAACCTGGTTCTTCCTGGCGGAAGGCCAAGCGTCCGCTTAA